The proteins below come from a single Rosa rugosa chromosome 2, drRosRugo1.1, whole genome shotgun sequence genomic window:
- the LOC133731904 gene encoding uncharacterized protein LOC133731904: MRISPRTTARSPSYILPSVIGLCCLSLLFMLYKVNDFATQTRTVAGHNLKPTPWHLFKPKTFNHDALPSRAYKLLQCSYLACRYRNQGNDTKQEEEHRRSATSVAKAPKCPEFFRWIHQDLEPWAKTKISKAHVEEAKRYAAFRVVISRGKLYVDLYYACVQSRAMFTIWGLLQMLKRYPGRVPDVDFMFDCMDKPSIKKTEHVAKPLPLLRYCTNDDHFDIPFPDWSFWGWPETNIEPWTEEFQAIKLGGQETTWRKKELLAYWKGNPDVGSRVREELLNCNDSKTYRAQIMRQDWDEEAKAGFKQSELSKQCNHRYKIYAEGYAWSVSLKYILSCGSLALVITPEYEDFFSRGLFPKVNYWPISPNAICPSIKSAVDWGHGHLAEAQAIGRRGQQYMENLNMDRVYDYMFHLITEYSKLQDFKPVPPRNAMEVCADSVLCLADDSKQREYLEKTRENSVPATPCSLQPSDSNLIKKWKKEKKDVFQTVEDMNLVNEIPGPLP; the protein is encoded by the exons GTGAACGATTTCGCCACTCAGACCAGGACAGTCGCCGGCCACAACCTAAAGCCGACGCCGTGGCACCTGTTCAAGCCCAAGACCTTCAACCACGACGCGCTCCCCAGCCGGGCATACAAGCTCCTCCAGTGCTCCTACCTCGCCTGCCGCTACAGAAACCAAGGCAACGACACGAAACAAGAAGAAGAGCATCGACGTTCTGCTACTTCCGTTGCCAAAGCCCCGAAATGCCCGGAGTTTTTCCGGTGGATTCACCAGGATCTGGAGCCGTGGGCCAAGACCAAGATTTCTAAGGCTCATGTTGAGGAGGCAAAGAGATACGCTGCTTTCCGAGTGGTGATTTCACGAGGGAAGTTGTATGTGGACTTGTACTACGCTTGTGTGCAGAGCCGGGCTATGTTTACGATTTGGGGGTTGTTGCAGATGCTTAAGAGGTACCCTGGGAGGGTTcctgatgtggattttatgtttGATTGCATGGACAAGCCTAGCATTAAGAAGACAGAGCATGTCGCAAAGCCTTTGCCGCTGCTCCGGTATTGCACCAATGACGACCACTTTGATATCCCATTTCCTGATTGGTCTTTCTGGGGATG GCCAGAAACAAATATAGAGCCGTGGACTGAGGAGTTCCAGGCTATCAAACTGGGTGGTCAGGAAACGACTTGGAGAAAGAAGGAGCTTCTGGCATATTGGAAAGGAAATCCAGATGTTGGCTCCCGTGTTCGTGAAGAGTTACTCAACTGTAATGATTCAAAGACGTATAGAGCGCAGATAATGCGTCAG GATTGGGATGAGGAAGCAAAGGCTGGTTTCAAGCAGTCCGAACTATCTAAGCAGTGCAATCATCG GTATAAGATCTATGCTGAAGGCTATGCTTGGTCTGTAAGTTTGAAATATATCTTATCATGCGGTTCTCTGGCATTAGTAATAACACCGGAATATGAGGATTTCTTCAGCCGCGGCCTCTTTCCCAAGGTTAACTATTGGCCCATCTCTCCTAATGCAATATGTCCTTCCATAAAATCTGCTGTTGACTGGGGTCATGGACACCTAGCTGAG GCTCAGGCAATAGGAAGAAGAGGGCAGCAGTATATGGAAAACCTAAACATGGATCGAGTCTATGATTACATGTTTCATCTCATCACCGAGTACTCAAAGTTGCAGGACTTCAAGCCAGTCCCTCCACGTAATGCCATGGAAGTATGTGCAGATTCTGTGCTTTGTCTTGCTGATGACTCGAAACAGAGGGAATATCTTGAAAAGACAAGGGAAAACTCTGTTCCCGCCACCCCATGCTCTCTCCAGCCTTCTGATAGTAATCTCATcaagaaatggaagaaggaaaagaaagatgTATTTCAGACTGTGGAGGATATGAATCTTGTAAATGAGATACCTGGGCCATTGCCATAG